The sequence AGCAGACACTCGCACGGTAAGTCCCGTGGCGATCTTGGCCAGATCATGCTGAGGGAGCTGAAAATTGATCAACAGAGGATCAAGGACCTGCAGGGTAACGATAAGATCACCTTCACCCAGCATCTGCCCCAGATTGACCATCCGAACGCCAAGACGTCCGGCAAAGGGGGCACGAATAGCCTTTTTAGCGATAACGGCACGAAGATTATCGACCTGAGCCCCTGTTTGTTTAAGACTAGCCTCAACACTGTCAAAATCTGCCTGGGCGATGAACCCTTGAGCCACCAGGGCAGCGCTCCGCTCTCGGGTGATTCGGGCCAGATCCCTGGTCGTTTCCACCGCCAAAAGTTGCGCCTGCTCCACTGAGGAGTCAAGTTCCACCAGCAAATCACCCTTGGCAACCTCAACTCCTGCAATAAAGGCAATGCGAGTTATCTTGCCAGGAACTTCGCTGGCCACAGTAACCCCCTGTTCTGCCTCCAACGACCCCACCGCCGTAAGAGTTGACTCCCACGATTCGCTCTGAACCGTAGCGCTGGTCACCGTCGTCGGGGGCGGAACAAGATGGGCCCCGTTCTCCATCATGCGGCGAATTTGCAAGACCTTGACCCCGGCGATAGCGCCAATGACAATGGCTAAACCTAACAAGGCAATAACAATACGTTTTATCATGGCTCTACTCGCTTTAAGGGGTATCCGCGATTGATTGCGACCATACCTTGGCAATACTTATCAAAACTATGCTCATCTAAGTTACAAACTTTGTATTTGCTCAGGTTGTCGGTTGACGGTTAAAAGAATCATGGTTAGTCATAAATCATCGCATGATACTCAATGTCAGTGTGTTCTTAGCCATTGGCAAGATCCAATCACCGTCAACCGTCAACTGCCAACCGTAAACCGTAAACCGATGACTGATCGCCGTTAACCTAAAAATAGTTACAATTTTAGACTGAAAACAGCGCCCGTAGTTTTTCAAGCGATCCGGATGCAAACGGCACCCGCCTTCTTTACCGCTTCACAGCGTCCCAGCAGGCGGCAATTGTATCAGTAATTGTGCCCTCGCCCAATTGCACCAAACCGTTGATATGATCCTTGATCAAAAAAACTATCGGACCTATCGCCAACGCCAGTAGAACAGCAACAGGCAAATCCTTGATGACCCGCTGCTCCTGCCCGGCAAGAAAAACCTGCCCCAACGGATCATCATCTGTTTTACAGGCACAGCAGTACAACTTCTCCCGATACAGACTGGTGCCATATGGAGAGTGGTAAAATTGCTCAATAAACTTAAATTCACTAGGATTGGTCACCCCGTAGCGAAATACTCCCAAACACAGGTGCAAAAAACGATCACGGATAGATAATGTCATGTCGTATTCGACAAGCAACGTTTTCTTGAGTTCACTATCAAGGCCGAGAAATATTTCCGCGACCAGATGATCTTTGTCTTTAAAATAACGATAGATTGTCCCAGCGCCAACGCATGCCTCCTTGGCAACCATCGCCATCGGGGCGCCATGAAAGCCATACTCCGAGATTAGCTTGACCGTCGCCCGAATAATGGCATCACGCTTATCTGTCTGAGTGGTATTCATAGGCATGTCAACACGGAATGAATGTTCATTCCTTTTAGGATAAATCAAGTCCCCTTCCCCGTCAAGAAAAACCTGCTCTTCCGTTAGAGCATCTCCCACTGATACTACAAAGTAACTTTTTTCAACTTCCCCCTTGCAATTCAAGCTTTCGTTTTTGTATGCTGAATTACTCATTTTTTTGTTGGCCGCCCACTCGCCTGGCAATTAACTATTCACCCATAACTACACTTTTCATGACATGTGCGATCTGACCGGTTCCAAGATACTCCTGGTTGACGACTACCCCTTAAACAACGCGCTTCTGGCCCGCGCCCTGCCAGAACACAAGATTGCCATCGCAACAAACGGCCAAGATGCCTTGGACATGGTCGCCATGGAGATGCCAGACCTGATCCTCCTGGATATCACCATGCCGGGAATAGACGGATACGAAGTGTGCCGCCGCTTAAAACAGCAACCGTGCACCCGCGACATCCCGATTATCTTCCTTACCGGACTTGATGATTCCGCCAGCATAACCCAGGGATTTCAAGTCGGCGGTATTGATTACATCACCAAACCCATCGACATAGCCGCAGTCCAGGCCCGAGTCAAAAATCACCTGATCCTCAAACGCTCACTAGAGGAACTGAAACAACAAAAAGCCCTGCTGGAGGAGACTGTCATCCAGCAGCACCTCGACATTAATTTGGCCCGGAATATCCTCAAGGTTGTCAACAGCGCCCCCCCCAGACAGATTGACCTGAACCAAAACACCCTGCTGTTTATTGAAACTCTCAATAAGTCCTGCAATATTGAGGGAGGCGATCACCTGCTAGTGAAACACAACCCGCGGGCCAACAAAACTATCCTGAGCCTCAAGGACCAGTCAGGTCACTCCGTCAACTGTGTGCTGCGCAGCATCATCACCGATCTACTCTACAACGACCTGGCTTTTGACAAGACAAATCGCAGTCTCGATGATATCGTCACCCGGCTGAACCAAAACATCTGCAACTCCGGACTGTTTCAAGCCGATGAATTCTGCACCGCAATAATGGCGGAAATTGACCACCAAAACTTGACCCTGACCTATGTCACGGCCGGACACCCTCCGATACTCGTCCTTCGCGACGGCGAAGTAATCAGTCTACCGGGCGAGGATCAAGACCTCCGCAACCTGCCCCTTGGCTTTATGGCTGAGGTAGGATTCACCGCCGGCTCATTTCCCTTGCAGCACGGAGATAAGCTACTGATCTACAGCGACGGACTGCATCAAGTTCATACCGGATCGAAGTATCCACCCCTGTCACCTCAAGAGCTGATCCAAGAGATCAGGTCCCTGCTTGCAGATGACCCCAACATTCCGGTATCACTATTTATTCCATCTCTACTGACGCACCTCTGCGGTTCCGTTGCGGCCATGACCGCCCTCTGTGAACACAATACAACCGACGACGACTTAAGCCTAATCGCCCTTGAAGTCGAAGCCAAGACCTACCGCAAAACCGCCAGCCACTGTTCTAAAGAATTTGCCGATATTGACTCCCTTATTGCCCATCTGTTCAAGAGGATATCCGAAGATCTTGCTGTCAGTGATTTTGCATCAATAACACAAAAAGTCTCCATAGTTCTGTCAGAGGCGGTAATCAACGCCTGGAAACATGGCAACCGCAAAAAAACAGATCAACCGATCACTGTTAAATGGCGTTTCGCCAATGACTTCAGTATTGAAGTCATTGATTCGGGAAAAGGGTTTAACTTTCACGACCTCCCCAACCCGACAACCGGGGCCAATCTAACAGCCACCAACGGAAGAGGGACCTTTATCATCAAAAAATTTGCCGACACCATGGCTTGGCGGGAAGAAGGCCGCCGCCTGGTGCTGAATTGGCGCCATCCCCTTGCCATACCCATTACCCACCAGGAATCCGAGGTATGCCTTGAACATGACCTCTGGGCAGAAGGATAATCGAGAAATTTATTTTTTTGTTCACCACAATGGTGAAATCGTGCGCAAGACAAAAAAAGTTACAAAAAAACTGGCGTCTGCCTGATCTTTGACCGAGAATAAACTTTTAATTAGTAACTGCTCAGGTTGTCGGTTTACGGTTGACAGTTGACGGCGATTGGGTCCTGCCAATGGCTAAGAACACACTGACATTGAGTATCATGTGATGATTTATGACTAACCATAATTCTTTTAACCGTAAACCAATAACTGATTACCGTTAACCTGTGTAGTTACTTTAATTATTAAAAAGAGACTCTGACCAAAAGCGACAGCAGCCACGAGTCTTTCAAGACAACCCTGTCCCGGAACATGCAACCCCCTGAGCACAGGGACCTACCTAAATCACCCAGAGGAGAACATGACGATGAATATTGCCATACAAAATGAAGCAGGAAAGATTGTTATTAATGTTGAGGGCGCCATTGACGAAAAAGGAGCAGAAGAGTTGAAATCCACTTTTGGTCAGTTACAGACCGCCCCCACCCCCTTTGTGGTGCTCAACCTGAGCAGAGTTGACCACATCGGCAGCTCTGGTATCGGCAAAATTCTGCTCTTTTACA comes from Desulfobulbaceae bacterium and encodes:
- a CDS encoding efflux RND transporter periplasmic adaptor subunit; amino-acid sequence: MIKRIVIALLGLAIVIGAIAGVKVLQIRRMMENGAHLVPPPTTVTSATVQSESWESTLTAVGSLEAEQGVTVASEVPGKITRIAFIAGVEVAKGDLLVELDSSVEQAQLLAVETTRDLARITRERSAALVAQGFIAQADFDSVEASLKQTGAQVDNLRAVIAKKAIRAPFAGRLGVRMVNLGQMLGEGDLIVTLQVLDPLLINFQLPQHDLAKIATGLTVRVSADALGDRELVGAITTINPKVDDSRTLHVQARVANTAELLRPGMFVSLAIVLPEEEQVLTIPATAVLYAPYGDSVFVIEEKRDEQTGTVSKAIRQQFIRLGGKRGDFVSVTNGLHQGETVVSTGVFKLRNGQSVVVDNTLAPEF
- a CDS encoding TetR/AcrR family transcriptional regulator, which gives rise to MSNSAYKNESLNCKGEVEKSYFVVSVGDALTEEQVFLDGEGDLIYPKRNEHSFRVDMPMNTTQTDKRDAIIRATVKLISEYGFHGAPMAMVAKEACVGAGTIYRYFKDKDHLVAEIFLGLDSELKKTLLVEYDMTLSIRDRFLHLCLGVFRYGVTNPSEFKFIEQFYHSPYGTSLYREKLYCCACKTDDDPLGQVFLAGQEQRVIKDLPVAVLLALAIGPIVFLIKDHINGLVQLGEGTITDTIAACWDAVKR
- a CDS encoding response regulator — protein: MCDLTGSKILLVDDYPLNNALLARALPEHKIAIATNGQDALDMVAMEMPDLILLDITMPGIDGYEVCRRLKQQPCTRDIPIIFLTGLDDSASITQGFQVGGIDYITKPIDIAAVQARVKNHLILKRSLEELKQQKALLEETVIQQHLDINLARNILKVVNSAPPRQIDLNQNTLLFIETLNKSCNIEGGDHLLVKHNPRANKTILSLKDQSGHSVNCVLRSIITDLLYNDLAFDKTNRSLDDIVTRLNQNICNSGLFQADEFCTAIMAEIDHQNLTLTYVTAGHPPILVLRDGEVISLPGEDQDLRNLPLGFMAEVGFTAGSFPLQHGDKLLIYSDGLHQVHTGSKYPPLSPQELIQEIRSLLADDPNIPVSLFIPSLLTHLCGSVAAMTALCEHNTTDDDLSLIALEVEAKTYRKTASHCSKEFADIDSLIAHLFKRISEDLAVSDFASITQKVSIVLSEAVINAWKHGNRKKTDQPITVKWRFANDFSIEVIDSGKGFNFHDLPNPTTGANLTATNGRGTFIIKKFADTMAWREEGRRLVLNWRHPLAIPITHQESEVCLEHDLWAEG
- a CDS encoding STAS domain-containing protein, whose translation is MNIAIQNEAGKIVINVEGAIDEKGAEELKSTFGQLQTAPTPFVVLNLSRVDHIGSSGIGKILLFYKNLAIKNSRLEVTGLSPMLFELFRELKLDSLFSLAKR